In Hirschia baltica ATCC 49814, the genomic stretch AAGTTGAATTTTTTTCTCCAACTTCACAGCCATAAACTTTTCTTGAAACGCTGTATCATCCGCAAACTTATTCAAGTCGATAAGACGTTCCGCATCATCTTTAAATGCAGGTCCGATCGCCTCTTCAATCAAATTAGTAAGTTCAGGGTTACACTGCATCAACCAGCGCCGGAAAGTCACACCATTTGTTTTGTTGTTGATGCGGTCCGGATAGAGTTTATGAAGATCTTTAAATACGGTTTGTTTCATCAATTCCGTATGTAGCGCCGAGACCCCATTGACCTTATGAGAGCCAACAAAAGCCAGATTTCCCATTCTAACGCGGCGTTCGCCAGCTTCATCAATAAGTGAAATGGCAGATACAGCCGCATCGTCAAACCCTTTGGTTTTACGCGCAACTTTAAGAATGTGGGCATTGATAGCATATACAAGCTGCATGTGACGCGGCAATAAACGTTCAAACAATGGCACAGACCAGCTTTCCAAAGCTTCAGGCAGCAATGTGTGGTTTGTGTAAGAGAATGTTTCTCGCGCGATATCCCAAGCTTCTTCAAACTCAATATCATGCACATCAACGAGAAGACGCACCAACTCCGCGACTCCAACAGCTGGATGAGTATCATTTAGCTGAATTGACGCACGCTCATGCAGAGTACGAATGTCTCCAAAATCCTGAATATGACGGCGCACAATGTCTTGCAAAGATGCTGAGGTGAAGAAGTATTCCTGACGCAAACGCAAAGACTGCCCAGCAACGGATGAATCTGCAGGGTATAAAACACGCGTCAAAGAACTCGCCCTATTGCTGTCGCGCAGGGCTCCCTGATGCTCTCCGGCATTAAATTGATCGAGCAAAATCGGATCAATAGGCTGTGCACTCCACAAGCGAAGTGTATTCACCTGATTGCCGCGCCAACCAACAATTGGCGTATCATATGGCGTCGCAATAACACGCTCTTGCGGGTTCCATGTCATTTTACCCGGTGTACCTAGCGTTTCCTCAGCTGCTTCAACCACTCCGGCGAAGCCAACTTCGTAAGAACACTCTCGACGTTCAAATTCCCATGGGTTTCCGTGTGCGAGCCATGTTTCAGGAAGCTCAACTTGCCAGCCATCCGAAATTTCCTGACGGAACATACCGTTGATATAGCGAATTCCATACCCATAGGCTGGTACACCAATGGTTGCCATGCTTTCCATGAAACACGCAGCCAAGCGACCAAGCCCACCATTACCTAACGCCGCATCAGGCTCTAATTCAGCGACAACATTTAGATCTAC encodes the following:
- a CDS encoding glycogen/starch/alpha-glucan phosphorylase, which produces MKLKSEGLPRPEPRKFDSSILATEIVERLTYRVGKDAANAHKHDWLHAVILVIRDRIIDAWIRTKQEFHEDKGKRVYYLSLEFLIGRLMRDAVSNMEMLEQMQEALGSLGVDLNVVAELEPDAALGNGGLGRLAACFMESMATIGVPAYGYGIRYINGMFRQEISDGWQVELPETWLAHGNPWEFERRECSYEVGFAGVVEAAEETLGTPGKMTWNPQERVIATPYDTPIVGWRGNQVNTLRLWSAQPIDPILLDQFNAGEHQGALRDSNRASSLTRVLYPADSSVAGQSLRLRQEYFFTSASLQDIVRRHIQDFGDIRTLHERASIQLNDTHPAVGVAELVRLLVDVHDIEFEEAWDIARETFSYTNHTLLPEALESWSVPLFERLLPRHMQLVYAINAHILKVARKTKGFDDAAVSAISLIDEAGERRVRMGNLAFVGSHKVNGVSALHTELMKQTVFKDLHKLYPDRINNKTNGVTFRRWLMQCNPELTNLIEEAIGPAFKDDAERLIDLNKFADDTAFQEKFMAVKLEKKIQLSNHLASYCGAKIDPASMFDIQIKRIHEYKRQLLNIIHAVALYDQIRTHPEKDWAPRVKIFGGKAASSYHNAKLIIKLANDVARVINQDPAVQGLLKVVFVPNYNVSQAERLFPAADLSEQISTAGMEASGTGNMKFQVNGAITIGTLDGANVEIKENVGDDNIVIFGMTADEVAAKREGNYDPKEIIANSPELKQALTAIQTGTFSPDDTFRYSGLIDGIVEHDWFMVAADFDSYSLAQRRVDEIWKDKKLWAKMAIKNTANAGWFSSDRTIRQYAEEIWKVGL